The proteins below are encoded in one region of Petrotoga sibirica DSM 13575:
- a CDS encoding TIR domain-containing protein: MEQNKKLKLFISYSHHDEKSYIDQFKKHIHTLKDNGLIEDWYDREILAGEDFQNKINNNLEDADIICLFISKEFLSSPSCKKEKEKALELRKKKGISVIPIILSSCEWLDEEDISKLLALPADGKPISKFEDPDEAWLGVYEGLKKIIEKEIKFKNLKITEEFESFLQDTEMLTNAHSEKERVLLDDIFMPPDLDKFNDLGEHEEISSEELFKKLLDYPRIVIAGENQSGKTSLCKVMFKELRKRNFVPVYISDEKDQFRGRIENKILESFHKQYDDDGFDINEIDKERIIPIIDDFHFAKNKEKHVKDLSVYPRCILIVDDIFSLNIEDEKLLASFTRFKISEFKPTLRNELIKKWRRLTDKEIRDIDYRDIDRTTELIDSTLGETIGKKIMPAYPFFILSAIVTYETLAIPLNQEITSQGYCYEAFIYFYLRKQGVRNDEIDTYMNFLTELAFYFYKEKKYELFPDDFTSFMKLYLEKYNLPIDQKILLKNLSLIVSTDSFNNYSFRYPYLYYFFVAKYLADHLENEGIKEEIEKIMNNLHVNENAYIAVFMSHHSKNIGILCTVERNVRGLFDKYEPATLIKDEVKFFDEQVDKIIEPSLPSVDTTPETERKKRLRTQDKLELSQNAEEQENSDKEDSLGRDLRRAIKTVEVMGTIIKNRAGSLEKTKLEEIFLDGMNLHLRILSSFFDLIKDKEGQEAIIDFISVRLKKIIKESDEKKKELNREDLKKMARMIFWNLNFFIVYGFINKIVHSLGSDKLIKVEEEVCDEVGTPVSFLVKHGILMWYNKNLQVNELAVRIKEKDFSKLAERVSKLMVVDYCSLHPIDYKDRQRIENKLRISTKKLLTRGYKGS, translated from the coding sequence ATGGAACAGAATAAGAAATTAAAACTTTTCATTAGCTATTCACATCATGATGAAAAGTCCTATATTGATCAATTTAAAAAGCATATTCACACACTGAAAGACAATGGGTTAATAGAGGATTGGTATGATCGAGAAATTTTAGCAGGGGAAGATTTTCAGAATAAAATTAATAATAATTTAGAGGATGCAGACATTATCTGCTTGTTTATCTCTAAAGAATTTCTTTCCTCGCCAAGCTGTAAGAAGGAAAAAGAGAAAGCCTTGGAATTGAGAAAAAAGAAAGGAATTTCAGTTATTCCAATTATTTTGTCTTCTTGTGAATGGTTGGATGAAGAAGATATTTCTAAATTACTTGCTTTGCCTGCTGACGGAAAACCTATTTCAAAGTTTGAAGATCCAGACGAAGCATGGCTTGGTGTTTACGAGGGATTAAAAAAGATAATTGAGAAAGAAATAAAATTCAAGAATTTAAAGATAACAGAAGAATTCGAAAGTTTTCTGCAGGATACAGAGATGTTAACCAACGCACATTCTGAAAAAGAAAGAGTTTTATTAGATGATATATTTATGCCCCCTGATTTAGATAAATTTAATGATTTAGGAGAACATGAAGAGATAAGCTCAGAAGAATTATTTAAAAAGCTTTTAGATTATCCAAGAATTGTTATAGCAGGAGAAAATCAATCGGGCAAAACATCGCTATGTAAAGTGATGTTTAAGGAATTACGAAAGAGGAATTTTGTTCCTGTATATATATCTGATGAAAAGGATCAATTTAGAGGACGCATAGAAAATAAAATATTGGAGTCATTTCATAAACAATATGATGATGACGGGTTTGATATAAATGAAATTGATAAAGAACGAATAATCCCAATAATAGACGATTTCCATTTTGCTAAGAATAAAGAAAAACATGTTAAAGATTTATCTGTATATCCTCGCTGTATCCTCATTGTCGATGATATCTTTAGTTTAAACATTGAAGATGAAAAACTTCTAGCCTCATTTACTCGTTTTAAAATAAGCGAATTTAAACCAACTTTGAGAAATGAATTAATTAAAAAATGGAGGAGATTAACAGATAAAGAAATTAGAGATATTGATTACAGGGATATTGACAGAACTACAGAACTTATAGATTCAACTTTAGGAGAGACAATTGGTAAAAAGATTATGCCCGCATATCCGTTTTTTATTTTATCTGCTATAGTTACTTATGAAACTTTGGCAATTCCACTTAATCAGGAGATAACTTCCCAGGGCTATTGTTATGAGGCTTTTATATACTTTTATCTGAGAAAGCAGGGCGTAAGAAATGATGAAATTGATACATATATGAATTTCTTAACAGAACTTGCCTTCTATTTTTACAAAGAAAAGAAGTATGAACTATTTCCAGATGACTTCACCTCATTTATGAAGTTGTATTTGGAGAAATATAATCTCCCAATAGACCAAAAAATTTTACTTAAAAACTTAAGTCTAATAGTTTCAACAGATAGTTTTAATAATTACTCATTTCGATATCCCTATCTTTATTACTTTTTTGTAGCCAAGTATCTCGCTGATCATCTTGAAAATGAAGGGATAAAGGAAGAGATAGAGAAAATAATGAACAATCTTCACGTAAATGAAAATGCTTATATTGCGGTTTTCATGTCTCATCATTCTAAAAATATCGGAATTTTATGCACAGTTGAACGTAATGTGCGAGGTTTATTTGACAAATATGAACCCGCAACATTGATAAAAGATGAAGTTAAGTTTTTTGATGAGCAAGTAGACAAAATTATTGAACCATCTTTGCCATCTGTTGATACAACACCTGAAACGGAAAGAAAGAAAAGATTAAGAACGCAAGATAAGCTGGAGCTATCTCAAAACGCTGAAGAACAAGAAAATAGCGATAAAGAGGATTCTTTAGGAAGAGATTTAAGAAGAGCTATCAAAACTGTAGAAGTCATGGGAACTATTATCAAAAATCGAGCAGGCTCATTAGAAAAAACGAAACTGGAAGAGATATTTTTGGATGGGATGAATCTTCATTTGAGAATTTTATCTAGTTTCTTTGATTTAATAAAAGATAAAGAAGGACAGGAGGCTATAATTGATTTTATATCAGTGAGGTTAAAAAAGATTATAAAAGAAAGTGATGAAAAGAAAAAGGAATTAAATAGAGAAGATTTGAAAAAAATGGCAAGAATGATTTTTTGGAATCTAAACTTCTTTATTGTGTACGGTTTTATTAATAAGATTGTCCATTCTTTGGGTTCCGATAAATTGATTAAAGTTGAGGAGGAAGTTTGCGATGAAGTAGGCACCCCGGTATCTTTTTTAGTAAAACATGGAATTTTAATGTGGTACAATAAAAATTTACAAGTTAATGAACTTGCGGTAAGGATCAAAGAAAAGGATTTTTCTAAATTGGCAGAAAGAGTATCGAAATTAATGGTCGTTGATTATTGTTCTTTACATCCAATTGATTATAAAGATAGACAACGAATAGAAAACAAATTGAGAATTTCCACAAAAAAACTATTAACAAGAGGTTATAAAGGATCATAA